The Panacibacter microcysteis genome includes a window with the following:
- the rlmN gene encoding 23S rRNA (adenine(2503)-C(2))-methyltransferase RlmN: MKEAQNIRHLSLRELETFFEKMGEKKFRTKQVYEWLWQKHAHSFDDMTNLSKELRAKLGDEFTLPALKVDATQYSADGTIKSRFKTHDGHLVEGVLIPTDERKTACVSSQIGCSLSCKFCATGYMERKRNLSFDEIYDQVVLINQQSERVYDKKLSNIVFMGMGEPLLNYNNVMKAIERISAEDGLFMSPKRITVSTAGVAKQIKKLGDDKVRFKLALSLHAANDVKRNEIMPINETNNIRVLIDALNYFYKHTKNEITFEYILFQNFNDSQKDADELIRIYRQVPADLINIIEYNPIDAFRFTKPDEDTIENFMKYLEANRVNARLRRSRGKDIDAACGQLANKDR, translated from the coding sequence ATGAAAGAAGCGCAGAACATACGCCATTTGAGTCTTCGGGAACTGGAAACCTTTTTTGAAAAAATGGGCGAAAAGAAATTTCGCACTAAACAGGTGTATGAATGGCTATGGCAAAAACATGCACACAGCTTTGATGATATGACGAACCTGAGCAAAGAGCTGCGTGCAAAACTGGGAGATGAATTTACTTTACCGGCACTAAAGGTTGATGCTACGCAATACAGTGCAGACGGCACTATTAAAAGCCGCTTCAAAACACACGACGGCCATTTGGTTGAAGGCGTGCTTATACCTACAGACGAGCGTAAGACCGCATGCGTATCGTCGCAGATTGGCTGCAGTCTGAGCTGCAAATTTTGTGCAACGGGTTATATGGAACGCAAAAGAAACCTTTCATTCGATGAAATTTACGACCAGGTGGTGCTGATCAACCAGCAAAGCGAAAGAGTGTACGATAAAAAACTGAGCAACATTGTTTTTATGGGTATGGGCGAACCGTTGCTCAATTACAACAATGTAATGAAGGCGATTGAACGCATTTCTGCAGAAGATGGTTTATTCATGAGCCCAAAACGCATTACAGTATCAACCGCCGGTGTGGCCAAACAAATAAAGAAACTGGGAGATGATAAAGTACGCTTCAAACTTGCTTTGTCATTGCATGCTGCCAACGATGTAAAGCGCAACGAAATAATGCCTATCAATGAAACCAACAATATACGCGTTCTGATTGATGCATTGAATTATTTTTACAAGCACACAAAGAACGAAATAACGTTTGAATACATCCTCTTCCAGAACTTCAATGATTCGCAAAAAGATGCGGATGAGTTAATCAGGATTTACAGGCAGGTACCGGCAGACCTTATTAACATTATTGAGTACAACCCTATTGATGCTTTCAGGTTTACCAAACCCGATGAAGATACCATTGAAAACTTTATGAAATACCTCGAAGCCAACCGCGTAAATGCAAGACTCAGAAGAAGCCGTGGCAAAGATATTGATGCGGCCTGCGGTCAGCTTGCCAATAAAGACAGGTAA
- a CDS encoding PAS domain-containing protein — protein MRDGQMNGQLLPGVYRNQYKKTGQDFISAEEMAEILASMDDLVFLMDKQRNFKRCFQHQSTDLLLPPALFLNKNITEVSFPADVLALMQAAFDKAEAEVATQSIEYKLEHNKTGKWYNARISVMPNTGFTVVVRDITKWKNLIFHFQENEKKYQLLAENTTDLVVLYNTDGRIAYISPAVDHLLGFTAESLTGINPAFLLHEDDKAYIEKHFKPELFPGDAKFVFEYRLRNADGKWLHFHTTRRFIRNENNEVVHVLACCRDITHRVKYDAALKKSEAHYKLLADNILDLVALHDVNGVFEYVSPSAHTVLGYGPAELAGNNAFDLIHPEDAAGLFEKNNLRVSQGIDSFKEEFRIRHKEGHYVYFQTTTRVIRDKDGNAHRFLSASRDITNWKQSQFALKESEEKYKGLVENVDNLIMMVDRDMNYLFANQMAANFLRMPAEAIAGKKMGSLLHSTTAADWLEKVQQVFIDKVPLRWETSIDVNGATYWLRTGFNPVRNSRGEIYAVLLNAVDITNIKRTENLLEEQNKGLKEIAFLQSHVVRSPLANIQHLISLLDKKQLTEENRIIVELLQVSANNLDNAVKHIVEKTYLPEQ, from the coding sequence ATGAGGGACGGGCAAATGAACGGGCAATTACTGCCTGGTGTATATCGTAATCAATATAAGAAAACCGGCCAGGATTTTATTTCTGCCGAAGAAATGGCCGAGATACTGGCATCGATGGATGATCTTGTTTTCCTGATGGATAAACAGCGAAATTTTAAACGTTGTTTTCAACATCAATCAACAGACCTTTTACTGCCACCTGCTTTGTTCCTGAACAAAAATATCACTGAAGTTTCTTTTCCTGCTGATGTACTTGCACTAATGCAGGCTGCATTTGATAAGGCTGAAGCCGAGGTAGCGACACAGTCGATCGAATATAAACTGGAACATAATAAAACAGGAAAATGGTACAACGCAAGAATTTCTGTAATGCCAAATACGGGTTTTACTGTGGTGGTGAGAGACATTACAAAGTGGAAAAATCTCATTTTTCATTTCCAGGAAAATGAAAAAAAATACCAGCTGCTTGCGGAAAATACCACAGATCTTGTTGTGTTATACAATACCGATGGTAGGATAGCCTATATTTCGCCGGCGGTTGACCATTTGCTGGGTTTTACTGCAGAAAGCCTTACCGGCATTAATCCTGCCTTTTTACTGCACGAAGACGATAAGGCGTACATAGAAAAACATTTTAAACCGGAACTATTCCCCGGAGATGCAAAGTTTGTGTTTGAGTACCGGTTACGAAATGCTGACGGCAAATGGCTGCATTTTCACACCACGCGCAGGTTTATAAGAAATGAAAATAACGAAGTAGTACATGTACTTGCATGCTGCAGGGATATAACACACCGGGTAAAATACGATGCTGCACTCAAAAAAAGCGAAGCCCACTACAAATTACTGGCCGATAACATACTGGACCTCGTTGCATTGCACGATGTAAACGGCGTATTTGAATATGTTTCACCTTCCGCACATACAGTGCTTGGTTATGGGCCTGCTGAACTTGCAGGCAACAACGCTTTTGATCTTATTCACCCTGAAGATGCAGCAGGGTTGTTTGAAAAAAATAACCTTCGGGTTTCGCAGGGTATAGATTCATTTAAAGAAGAATTTCGCATACGGCATAAGGAAGGGCATTATGTATATTTTCAAACAACTACCAGGGTTATCAGGGATAAAGACGGTAATGCACATCGGTTTTTAAGTGCATCGAGAGATATTACCAACTGGAAACAATCTCAGTTTGCTTTGAAAGAGAGCGAGGAAAAATACAAAGGCCTGGTGGAGAATGTTGACAATCTTATTATGATGGTAGACCGGGATATGAATTACCTGTTCGCCAACCAAATGGCTGCAAATTTTCTCCGCATGCCGGCCGAAGCTATTGCGGGTAAAAAGATGGGCAGTTTACTGCACTCCACAACTGCCGCAGACTGGCTTGAAAAAGTGCAACAGGTATTTATTGATAAAGTGCCCTTGCGCTGGGAGACAAGTATAGACGTAAATGGCGCCACATACTGGCTGAGAACAGGGTTTAACCCGGTTCGTAATTCGCGGGGTGAGATCTATGCGGTTTTGCTGAATGCTGTCGATATCACCAATATAAAGCGCACAGAAAACCTCCTGGAAGAACAGAATAAAGGCTTAAAGGAAATAGCATTTCTGCAGTCTCATGTAGTGCGTTCGCCACTGGCCAATATACAACACCTGATCAGCCTGCTCGATAAAAAGCAACTTACCGAAGAAAACAGGATCATTGTAGAACTGTTACAGGTTTCTGCCAATAATCTTGACAACGCCGTGAAACACATTGTTGAAAAAACCTACCTGCCGGAACAATAA
- a CDS encoding pseudouridine synthase, with product MAKHAFDKFMNKESGAKKKEAIRQEKRKIKKEIRKKIEESKLQKAAATNGFLKKRLEAEKTAKNNDKPNSTTPQRPVNRPSNTTAPRYKQGKPVKQTYQQITQKPQQQKESEAEQMPLNKYIAHAGICGRREAADLVKEGKVKVNGSIVYEPGYKVGAADKVVFKGKQLYAQKNPVYILLNKPKDYITTAKDPEGRKTVLDLLKGATDERIYPVGRLDRNTTGVLVLTNDGELAQKLTHPSFEIKKIYEVRLDKPVAKKDLEAILAGVTLEDGFINADAVSYADAKDKSVIGIEIHSGRNRIVRRIFEHLGYDVKNLDRVMFANLTKKNVDRGKWRFLTEKEVRLLKYMNKSFVRNKKEE from the coding sequence ATGGCAAAACATGCATTCGACAAGTTCATGAACAAAGAGTCCGGCGCAAAAAAGAAAGAAGCAATACGCCAGGAGAAAAGAAAGATAAAAAAGGAAATCCGTAAGAAGATCGAAGAATCCAAACTGCAAAAAGCTGCCGCTACCAATGGTTTTCTTAAAAAGAGGCTTGAAGCTGAAAAGACTGCCAAAAACAATGACAAACCAAACAGCACTACGCCGCAAAGACCAGTAAACAGGCCTTCCAATACAACGGCTCCGCGTTACAAACAAGGCAAACCCGTAAAACAAACCTACCAGCAGATAACACAAAAACCACAGCAGCAAAAAGAATCAGAAGCTGAACAAATGCCGCTGAATAAATATATTGCCCATGCCGGCATTTGCGGCAGACGGGAAGCTGCAGACCTTGTGAAAGAAGGAAAGGTGAAAGTAAATGGTTCTATCGTTTACGAGCCCGGTTATAAAGTAGGCGCCGCAGATAAAGTTGTTTTCAAGGGTAAACAACTTTATGCCCAAAAGAACCCCGTTTATATATTATTAAATAAACCCAAAGACTATATCACTACCGCAAAAGACCCGGAAGGCAGAAAAACAGTACTTGATCTTTTAAAGGGCGCAACCGACGAACGCATTTACCCTGTTGGCCGGCTTGACAGGAACACCACCGGTGTACTCGTTTTAACAAACGATGGAGAACTGGCACAAAAACTCACCCATCCCTCGTTTGAAATAAAAAAAATCTACGAAGTAAGACTTGATAAGCCGGTAGCTAAAAAAGACCTCGAAGCCATTCTCGCAGGCGTTACGCTCGAAGATGGTTTCATCAATGCAGATGCGGTTTCTTATGCAGATGCAAAAGACAAAAGCGTGATTGGTATAGAGATACACAGTGGCCGCAACAGGATCGTTCGCCGCATTTTTGAACACCTTGGTTACGATGTAAAAAACCTCGACCGTGTTATGTTTGCCAACCTCACCAAGAAGAATGTTGATCGTGGCAAATGGCGTTTTCTCACAGAAAAAGAAGTACGCCTGCTCAAATACATGAACAAATCGTTTGTAAGAAATAAGAAAGAAGAATAA
- a CDS encoding RluA family pseudouridine synthase has product MSKHNKPQVIFENHQFVVINKPSGLLSVPDRMQSEPSLKDILLQQYGSIYTVHRLDRDTSGVIVFAKDDVTHKELSQLFESRDVAKYYLGLVHGNPAHETGIIDAPMMEHPAKNGKMVTHQKGKPSLTEYEVQEHFKLYAWVKFRIHTGRTHQIRVHMQHIGNSIVCDELYGSPEPILLSSLKKKFNLSKSEDIERPLLSRLALHSASLQFIHKDTNYNFEAELPKDLKATLQQLRKLS; this is encoded by the coding sequence ATGAGTAAACACAACAAACCACAGGTAATTTTTGAGAATCATCAATTTGTTGTAATCAATAAACCGTCCGGCTTACTCAGTGTGCCAGACCGTATGCAGTCAGAGCCATCGCTGAAAGATATACTGTTGCAGCAATACGGCAGCATTTACACCGTACACAGGCTCGACAGGGATACGAGTGGTGTAATTGTATTCGCGAAAGATGATGTAACCCACAAAGAATTATCTCAGTTATTTGAAAGCCGGGATGTAGCAAAATATTATCTCGGCCTGGTTCACGGCAACCCTGCACATGAAACCGGCATCATAGACGCGCCAATGATGGAGCACCCTGCAAAAAATGGCAAAATGGTTACCCATCAAAAAGGGAAGCCTTCTTTAACTGAGTATGAAGTGCAGGAGCATTTCAAATTGTATGCATGGGTTAAGTTTCGTATTCATACCGGCCGCACACACCAGATAAGGGTACACATGCAGCACATTGGTAACAGTATCGTATGCGATGAACTATATGGTTCGCCTGAACCTATATTGTTATCATCGCTAAAGAAAAAGTTCAATCTTTCCAAAAGTGAAGATATTGAACGGCCCCTGCTTTCACGGCTTGCATTACATTCTGCCAGCCTGCAGTTTATACACAAAGACACCAACTACAACTTCGAAGCAGAATTACCCAAAGACCTGAAAGCAACTTTACAGCAGTTAAGAAAACTGTCGTAA
- a CDS encoding vanadium-dependent haloperoxidase, whose amino-acid sequence MKRLTILLLFCSLIARGQKNAAYEKMVQPAVFSLSMVMMHDVVNPPAASRYYAYCMLGAYNIIANHNNSIVPLQSFVKRYQPVSIAMQQTDYDYRIASLYAIYESGRLLLPSGYMLEENQQKFIAALKKQKVKQSIIDSSVSLAKSVAAQIALWSKTDDYGKLSAKLRYTPVKGEGYWFPTPPAYMEAVEPNWRTVKPLVIDSCNQFLPLPPVAFSKDTTSAFYALAKEVYNVSLAPTQEQLNIAGFWDCNPFVVASSGHMSLGFKKISPGGHWMNIAAIAAEKASLDFDRTIQVNTLTGITLMDAFISCWDEKFRSNRIRPETYINHYIDVRWQPLLQTPPFPEYTSGHSVISTASAEVLSYLFGDAFAFTDNTEVMFELQPRTFSSFRQAAEEAAISRLYGGIHYRDAIEQGQAEGRGVGNFIVAQLKAAGVKPVL is encoded by the coding sequence ATGAAACGCTTAACTATACTGTTACTTTTTTGCTCGCTTATAGCCAGGGGGCAGAAGAATGCTGCCTACGAAAAAATGGTGCAGCCTGCAGTTTTTTCCCTGTCTATGGTAATGATGCATGATGTAGTAAACCCACCCGCGGCCAGCCGCTACTATGCGTATTGCATGCTCGGTGCCTATAACATTATAGCGAACCATAATAACAGCATTGTGCCGCTCCAAAGTTTTGTAAAGCGTTACCAACCCGTTTCCATTGCAATGCAGCAAACAGATTATGACTACCGCATTGCATCGTTATACGCCATTTATGAGTCGGGAAGGTTGTTGCTGCCTTCCGGTTATATGCTGGAAGAAAACCAGCAAAAGTTTATTGCGGCATTGAAAAAGCAAAAAGTAAAACAAAGCATTATAGACAGTTCGGTAAGCCTTGCAAAGTCTGTTGCTGCGCAGATAGCGTTGTGGTCAAAAACAGACGACTATGGAAAGCTGAGCGCAAAGTTGCGTTACACGCCTGTAAAAGGAGAAGGTTACTGGTTTCCCACACCACCGGCTTACATGGAAGCTGTGGAGCCAAACTGGCGTACCGTGAAGCCGTTGGTTATAGATTCCTGCAACCAGTTTTTGCCTTTGCCGCCTGTTGCATTTAGCAAAGACACGACAAGTGCGTTTTATGCGCTTGCCAAAGAAGTGTACAACGTTTCGCTGGCGCCTACGCAGGAGCAATTGAATATTGCCGGTTTTTGGGATTGCAATCCTTTCGTAGTGGCCAGTTCCGGGCACATGTCGCTGGGTTTTAAAAAAATAAGCCCGGGTGGCCACTGGATGAATATTGCTGCAATTGCAGCTGAAAAGGCCTCGTTAGATTTTGACAGGACGATACAAGTGAATACGCTTACAGGCATTACACTCATGGATGCGTTTATAAGTTGCTGGGATGAAAAATTCCGGAGTAACCGTATAAGACCTGAAACATATATCAACCACTATATTGATGTAAGGTGGCAGCCATTGCTGCAAACGCCGCCATTTCCTGAGTATACGAGCGGTCACAGTGTAATCTCGACTGCATCGGCCGAAGTGCTGAGTTATCTTTTTGGTGATGCGTTTGCTTTTACAGATAATACCGAGGTCATGTTTGAATTACAGCCACGAACGTTTTCCTCTTTCCGCCAGGCTGCAGAAGAAGCTGCAATATCCCGTTTATATGGTGGTATTCATTATCGTGATGCCATTGAACAAGGCCAGGCAGAAGGCCGGGGCGTAGGTAATTTTATTGTGGCGCAGTTAAAGGCTGCAGGGGTAAAGCCGGTTTTGTAG
- a CDS encoding VCBS repeat-containing protein, translating to MKCLYYMGLLAAILCIVTNTNAQPLFQLLPPKETNVKFINEISENENLNVLAYEYFYNGAGVAVGDINNDGLEDIFFTANMKPNKLFLNLGGMKFKDISKEAGIEGRSNAWKTGITMADVNGDGLMDIYVCYSGKVSDDVRRNQLFINKGNTKFSEEAKQYGLDDRSYSTQAAFFDYDNDGDLDMFLLNHSTKKIDNIELARYRNDVDSLSGNKLYQNNNNHFTDVSAQSGIRRNPLTFGLGIAVADINKDGWQDVYVTNDYNEPDYLYINNHDGTFKETSRQLLTHLSQFSMGVDIADFNNDALPDIMTLDMLPEDNRRQKLLQLQENYESFQLMQSQELYKQYMRNMLHLNNGDGTFSEIAQASGVSNTDWSWSPLFADFDNDGYKDLFITNGYLRDYTNKDFLRYWGDYKVKKAMDREPTKLMDLVTAMPSTALNNYIFRNNHDLTFSNMKNEWGMTDAAISNGAVYADLDNDGDLDLVVNHINSNVAIYRNMQQEQKKTSYLTIKLTYKGANKNAVGSKLYVYTNTGVQYLEINPNRGYLSCMPVTAHVGLANQDYVDSVKIIWPDNTAQILLHVKANQLMPVAYQNTLPANYAANDLKTLFSKAKDVITYRNESFDENDFKRQLLMMFMYSKTGPVTAVADVNKDGMEDMFISGDRSKPGTVYLQQKDGSFMPVKDLAIGDENVNATSAAAFADVNADGFADLYIAKGGFSLFQPNTPALQDELYINDGKGNFKLAANALPDVSASSKSCVRACDYDNDGDIDLFVGGRIVPGRYPMTPLSFLLNNDGKGNFSIVNTAFSDIGMITDAQWHDLNNDGRQDLVMCGEFMPVSVFINNANGFADSTNTYFASPDNGLWFSLNVADVNADGKPDIIAGNTGRNTQIHFSAKEPAELFFADFDGNGSIDPFLNCYVQGKSYPFVSRDELNEQIYSMRKRFTSYKDYAEAGMNNIFTQDEMAKAGKLSATECNSVCYLNVDGKFRKVVLPVQAQFSVVTKIITEDFDKDGKEDILLLGNRSDNRLKIGAVDANFGCVLKGDGAGTFKYLAQTVSGLSVKGDVKSAGFIIINNAKVLCIGVADGPMQFYTMN from the coding sequence ATGAAGTGTTTGTATTATATGGGTTTACTTGCTGCCATCCTGTGCATTGTAACCAATACAAATGCACAACCTCTTTTTCAGCTGCTGCCGCCAAAAGAAACCAATGTAAAATTTATCAATGAAATAAGTGAGAACGAAAACCTCAATGTACTGGCATATGAATATTTTTATAACGGTGCAGGCGTTGCTGTAGGAGATATTAACAACGACGGGCTGGAAGATATTTTTTTTACCGCCAACATGAAGCCCAATAAACTTTTCCTCAATCTTGGCGGAATGAAGTTTAAAGATATCAGCAAAGAAGCCGGTATAGAAGGAAGAAGCAACGCATGGAAAACCGGTATCACCATGGCTGACGTAAATGGAGATGGGTTGATGGATATATATGTTTGTTATTCCGGCAAAGTAAGTGATGATGTAAGGCGCAACCAGCTTTTTATCAATAAAGGCAACACAAAATTCAGCGAAGAAGCAAAACAATATGGCCTCGACGATAGAAGCTATAGCACACAGGCCGCTTTTTTCGACTACGATAACGATGGCGATCTCGACATGTTCCTGCTAAACCACAGCACAAAGAAAATAGACAACATAGAACTGGCGCGCTACCGCAACGATGTAGATTCTCTTTCAGGAAATAAGCTGTACCAGAATAACAATAATCATTTTACCGATGTTTCTGCCCAATCTGGCATAAGGCGCAACCCGCTGACCTTCGGCCTTGGCATAGCTGTGGCAGATATTAACAAAGATGGCTGGCAGGATGTTTATGTAACCAATGATTATAATGAACCGGATTATCTCTACATCAATAACCACGATGGCACATTCAAAGAAACATCCCGGCAGTTGCTTACACACCTGTCGCAATTTTCGATGGGTGTAGATATTGCAGATTTTAATAACGATGCACTGCCGGATATTATGACCCTCGATATGCTGCCCGAAGATAACCGCCGCCAGAAATTACTGCAGCTACAGGAAAACTATGAGTCTTTTCAACTGATGCAATCGCAGGAATTGTATAAGCAATACATGCGCAACATGCTTCATTTAAACAATGGCGATGGCACATTCAGCGAAATAGCACAGGCGTCAGGCGTTTCCAATACAGACTGGAGCTGGAGTCCTTTGTTTGCCGATTTTGATAACGACGGGTACAAAGACCTGTTTATTACAAATGGTTATTTGAGAGATTATACCAACAAAGATTTTCTGCGCTACTGGGGAGATTACAAAGTAAAAAAAGCAATGGACCGTGAGCCAACCAAACTGATGGACCTCGTTACGGCCATGCCTTCAACCGCTTTAAACAACTATATTTTTCGCAACAATCACGATCTTACTTTCTCAAATATGAAAAATGAGTGGGGTATGACCGATGCTGCGATCTCCAATGGCGCTGTATACGCAGACCTGGACAATGACGGAGATTTAGATCTTGTTGTAAACCATATTAACAGCAATGTGGCCATATACCGTAATATGCAGCAGGAGCAAAAAAAGACTTCTTACCTCACGATAAAACTTACTTATAAGGGAGCCAATAAAAACGCTGTTGGCTCCAAACTTTACGTATATACCAATACAGGCGTGCAGTATCTGGAGATAAACCCCAACCGTGGCTACCTGTCCTGCATGCCGGTTACTGCACATGTTGGTTTAGCAAACCAGGATTATGTTGATTCAGTTAAAATAATCTGGCCCGACAATACAGCGCAAATTTTACTGCATGTTAAAGCCAACCAGCTAATGCCTGTTGCGTATCAAAATACTTTGCCGGCCAACTACGCAGCCAATGATTTAAAAACATTGTTTAGTAAAGCCAAAGACGTTATTACATACCGCAACGAATCTTTCGATGAGAATGATTTTAAGCGCCAGTTGCTGATGATGTTTATGTATTCTAAAACCGGTCCCGTTACAGCTGTTGCTGATGTTAACAAAGACGGCATGGAAGATATGTTCATCAGCGGCGATCGCAGTAAGCCGGGAACTGTTTACCTGCAACAAAAAGATGGCAGTTTTATGCCGGTAAAAGACCTTGCAATCGGCGATGAAAACGTTAATGCAACAAGTGCTGCTGCTTTTGCTGATGTAAACGCAGATGGGTTTGCAGACCTTTATATTGCCAAAGGCGGCTTTTCGTTGTTTCAGCCAAATACACCGGCATTGCAGGACGAATTGTATATCAACGACGGCAAAGGCAACTTTAAGCTGGCAGCAAACGCTTTGCCCGATGTAAGTGCCAGCTCAAAGAGTTGTGTGCGTGCCTGCGATTATGATAATGATGGAGACATTGATCTTTTTGTAGGCGGCCGCATTGTTCCGGGCCGCTATCCTATGACGCCTTTGAGCTTCCTGCTCAACAATGATGGCAAAGGAAATTTTTCAATTGTAAATACTGCCTTCAGCGATATCGGTATGATAACCGATGCACAATGGCACGATCTGAATAATGATGGCAGGCAGGATCTTGTAATGTGTGGCGAATTTATGCCCGTAAGTGTTTTTATTAATAACGCTAACGGTTTTGCTGACAGCACCAACACTTATTTTGCCTCGCCGGATAATGGCCTGTGGTTTTCATTAAATGTGGCAGATGTAAATGCAGATGGTAAGCCTGATATAATTGCAGGCAACACGGGCCGCAATACACAAATACATTTTTCTGCTAAAGAGCCCGCTGAATTATTTTTTGCAGATTTTGATGGCAATGGTTCAATAGACCCTTTTCTTAATTGTTATGTGCAGGGCAAAAGCTACCCCTTTGTAAGCCGTGATGAACTGAATGAACAGATTTATAGTATGCGCAAAAGATTTACTTCTTACAAAGATTATGCTGAGGCCGGCATGAACAATATTTTTACACAGGATGAAATGGCAAAAGCCGGAAAGCTTAGTGCTACCGAATGCAACAGTGTTTGTTATCTGAATGTCGATGGAAAATTCCGGAAAGTAGTGCTGCCGGTGCAGGCGCAGTTTTCTGTGGTTACAAAAATAATTACCGAAGATTTTGACAAAGATGGCAAAGAAGATATTTTATTGCTGGGCAACCGCTCAGACAACCGTCTAAAGATCGGCGCTGTGGATGCAAATTTTGGTTGTGTTCTGAAAGGAGACGGCGCAGGCACTTTTAAGTATCTCGCTCAAACAGTCTCCGGTTTGTCAGTGAAAGGCGATGTAAAATCTGCGGGGTTCATCATCATAAACAACGCAAAAGTTTTATGCATAGGTGTTGCAGATGGTCCAATGCAGTTTTATACAATGAATTAA
- a CDS encoding SusD/RagB family nutrient-binding outer membrane lipoprotein has translation MRIKTLTGVLAISLLCSRCTKDFGSINTDPNQQSPATFNAEYFLASSQNEYKGAITGYESGFIFESGWAQILGAPSTGYLSNMDKYVESSNTNDYASRAWNDCYRAAGYADAIIQKHKDDAAKTNLVSAATVMKVLSLQYITDMYGDIPYTEALKGFDGTSLGTIFPPYDNQQTIYMSMLSELDVALTNFNTGEPGPTADLMYHGDITKWKKFGYSLMLRMAMRLTKVDAATAQSYAEKAYAGGVFTSNDDNALLKGENATGHGSENPRVLTLAGDIEYIRWGKEFINYLKSTSDPRLPVISEVVDIAAAVDIAVTPTVSNTTPADQFGVPNGYVTNNTSPYYIATEPDYPGAVGAGTSVAEILGKYSRPRRALYYDLNGPIFFLSYTETSLLLAEAKFRGWNVGSLSAQDYYQQGIAAALGTYSTFSASAGAIDAAAITAYASSQTLTAGKELELINTQLWLSEGSFLNFTEAWTNWRRSGYPELTPVTYPGQFANATIPRRHIYPTSESTTNSDNYQAAVGNLDGGDKWTSRVWWDK, from the coding sequence ATGCGTATAAAAACTTTAACTGGTGTATTAGCTATAAGCTTGCTTTGCTCACGGTGCACCAAGGATTTTGGAAGTATAAATACTGATCCAAATCAGCAATCGCCTGCAACGTTCAATGCAGAATATTTTCTTGCAAGCAGCCAGAACGAGTACAAGGGTGCTATAACTGGCTACGAAAGCGGTTTCATTTTCGAATCGGGATGGGCACAAATATTAGGTGCGCCTTCTACTGGGTATTTGTCTAATATGGACAAATATGTTGAATCATCAAATACCAACGACTATGCAAGCAGGGCATGGAACGACTGTTACCGTGCTGCAGGTTATGCAGATGCTATTATTCAGAAGCATAAAGATGATGCAGCTAAAACAAATCTTGTGAGCGCTGCCACAGTAATGAAGGTATTATCGCTCCAGTATATTACCGATATGTATGGCGACATACCGTATACAGAAGCATTAAAAGGTTTTGACGGTACATCACTTGGTACTATTTTTCCGCCTTATGATAATCAACAGACCATTTATATGTCTATGTTGTCTGAGCTTGATGTAGCCCTTACAAATTTTAATACTGGTGAACCTGGCCCTACAGCAGACCTTATGTACCATGGGGATATTACAAAATGGAAAAAGTTTGGCTATTCCTTAATGCTGCGCATGGCAATGCGTTTGACAAAGGTTGATGCAGCTACAGCCCAGTCATATGCTGAAAAAGCGTATGCCGGTGGTGTGTTTACCTCTAATGATGATAACGCATTGCTCAAAGGCGAGAATGCAACCGGGCATGGTAGCGAAAATCCCCGTGTGCTAACCCTGGCAGGAGATATCGAATACATACGCTGGGGTAAAGAGTTCATCAATTATCTAAAGTCAACCAGCGACCCCAGGTTGCCTGTTATATCTGAAGTGGTAGATATTGCAGCTGCAGTTGATATTGCGGTAACACCAACAGTTTCAAACACCACTCCTGCAGATCAGTTTGGTGTACCAAATGGTTATGTTACAAACAATACCAGTCCTTACTATATAGCAACTGAGCCAGATTATCCCGGCGCTGTTGGTGCAGGTACATCTGTTGCAGAAATTCTTGGTAAATATTCACGTCCAAGAAGAGCATTATACTACGATCTTAACGGACCTATCTTTTTCTTATCGTATACTGAAACCTCATTATTATTGGCCGAAGCTAAATTCAGGGGATGGAATGTAGGTTCGCTTTCTGCGCAGGATTATTACCAGCAGGGTATTGCAGCAGCACTAGGTACTTATTCTACCTTTAGCGCTTCCGCAGGTGCAATAGATGCAGCAGCCATTACGGCTTATGCCTCATCTCAAACATTAACTGCAGGAAAAGAACTTGAACTGATCAATACACAATTATGGTTATCTGAAGGTTCATTTTTAAACTTTACGGAAGCTTGGACAAACTGGAGACGCTCAGGCTATCCTGAGTTAACGCCAGTAACTTATCCAGGACAGTTTGCCAACGCAACAATTCCAAGAAGACATATATACCCAACATCTGAGTCTACGACAAATAGCGATAATTACCAGGCTGCGGTAGGTAACCTCGATGGTGGCGATAAATGGACATCACGTGTATGGTGGGATAAATAA